One region of Oryza sativa Japonica Group chromosome 5, ASM3414082v1 genomic DNA includes:
- the LOC107277155 gene encoding U-box domain-containing protein 7, with translation MEAAGDDAAAAVRMRAAVKRLSFGTAEERAEAAGEVGRLARSDEGRKRLLPELGVVPPLVSMLADARGGGAGARMAAAGALLELARGAHRNKVHIVQAGLLKKLPLLMDDKDMSRSQELALLLLSISSLANTDFPLASSELLPFLVAVLSADDAPADTKLPCLGALHNLSAKLEHVRDVASSGAVRALLALSLDRKTSEAALSVLGDLAATAAGREEMEEDEAAPRALVEAMTWHDAPRCQEHAAYLAMVLAHGSRLQRRRMRRFGVVQALLEVSLLGSPLAQRRAAKILQWFKEEGQDRIRAHSGPRMEGASSASCDDGGEGAKDRRNAVDRIVKQSLDRNMKSILRRATASVDLTSVKLLVGSSSSKSLPCETLHP, from the exons ATGGAGGCAGCGGGCGAtgatgccgcggcggcggtgaggatgagggcggcggtgaagcggctCAGCTTCGggacggcggaggagagggcggAGGCCGCGGGGGAGGTCGGGAGGCTGGCGCGCTCGGACGAGGGGAGGaagcggctgctccccgagctcGGCGTCGTGCCGCCGCTCGTCTCGATGCTCGCCGACGCCAGGGGAGGTGGTGCCGGCGCGAGGATGGCCGCGGCGGGGGCGCTGCTTGAGCTCGCCAGGGGAGCACACAG AAACAAGGTGCACATTGTGCAGGCCGGTCTTCTGAAGAAGCTGCCATTGCTCATGGACGACAAGGACATGTCAAGAAGCCAGGAgctcgcgctcctcctcctctccatctcctccctgGCCAACACCGACTtccccctcgcctcctccgagCTCCTCCcgttcctcgtcgccgtcctcaGCGCCGACGACGCGCCGGCCGACACGAAGCTGCCGTGCCTGGGCGCGCTCCACAACCTCTCGGCCAAGCTCGAGCACGTCCGCGACGTGGCGTCGAGCGGCGCGGTGCGCGCGCTCCTGGCGCTCTCCCTGGACCGGAAGACGTCGGAGGCGGCGCTGTCCGTCCTCGGCGACCtggcggcgaccgcggcggggagggaggagatggaggaggacgaggcggcgccgagggcgCTCGTGGAGGCCATGACGTGGCACGACGCTCCGCGGTGCCAGGAGCACGCCGCGTACCTCGCCATGGTGCTCGCGCACGGCAGccggctgcagcggcggcggatgcgcCGGTTCGGCGTCGTGCAGGCGCTCCTCGAGGTGTCCCTCCTCGGGAGCCCCCTGGCGCAGAGGAGGGCGGCCAAGATCCTGCAGTGGTTCAAGGAGGAAGGGCAGGACAGGATCAGGGCGCACTCCGGCCCTCGCATGGAGggcgcgtcgtcggcgtcgtgcgacgacggcggcgagggggccaaggatcgccggaacgccgtgGACAGGATAGTGAAGCAGAGCCTCGACAGGAACATGAAGTCCATATTGCGCAGAGCCACGGCGTCCGTGGACCTGACCAGTGTGAAGCTGCTGGTTGGAAGCTCTAGCTCCAAGAGCTTGCCCTGCGAGACTCTCCATCCATGA
- the LOC4339678 gene encoding protein INCREASED PETAL GROWTH ANISOTROPY 1: MVAGRVKAAMGFQRSPATPKTSSSRKAPPPPPPLVQAAAHHAAAGQPETPRRRSSGSPASASASASGSKTGVFARSFGAYFPRSSAQVQPARGAAPEVGELVRLVEELQERESRLRTELLEHKILKETVAIVPFLENELAAKSSELGRCRDALTRLESENARLRAALDAAAASSRDNEQRILEMERQMTELRKRRQRDVATGPDDCSSSASSDNSESSNAATNSAKSAKVAGCSSVRPPPPPPPPPLPPPMPATFKSKSYFSGSSRASPANSSSSSSSSSAPSTPSCSSDTAASRSRLPELSKLPPIPPPPPPPPPPPMPRSRSASPSPSTSSSGSAGPPAPPPPPPPAAKRTSRTSTPATTSSSAPASGPCVRRVPEVVEFYHSLMRRDSKRDGGGGGGGAEACPGGGAAAARDMIGEIENRSAHLLAIKSDVERQGDFIRFLIKEVEGAAFVDIEDVVTFVKWLDVELSRLVDERAVLKHFEWPEQKADALREAAFGYRDLKKIEEEASSFCDDPRQPCSSALKKMQALFEKLEHGVYSLARVRDGAMNRYRGYHIPWEWMQDTGIVSQIKLQSVKLAMKYLRRVSSELEAIKDGPDEEELMLQGVRFAFRVHQFAGGFDGDTMRAFQELKEKASTFQSQRECQNQHLQQHKLAGRS; this comes from the exons ATGGTGGCCGGGCGTGTCAAGGCGGCCATGGGGTTCCAGCGTAGCCCTGCGACGCCCAAGACGTCGTCCTCGCGCaaggcgccgcctccgccgccgccgctggtgcaggcggcggcgcaccatgCGGCGGCGGGGCAGCCGGAGACGCCGCGGCGGAGGTCGTCCGGCTCGCCCGCGtcggcctcggcgtcggcgtcggggtcCAAGACGGGCGTCTTCGCGCGGTCGTTCGGGGCGTACTTCCCGCGTTCGTCGGCGCAGGTGCagccggcgcgcggcgcggcgccggaggtcgGGGAGCTGGTGCGGCTCGTCGAGGAGCTGCAGGAGAGGGAGTCGCGCCTCCGGACCGAGCTGCTGGAGCACAAGATACTCAAGGAGACCGTCGCCATCGTGCCGTTCCTCGAGAACGAGCTCGCCGCCAAGAGCAGCGAGCTCGGGCGGTGCAGGGACGCGCTGACCCGTCTCGAGTCCGAGAACGCCCGCCTGCGCGCcgcgctcgacgccgccgcggcgagctccaGGGACAACGAGCAGAGGATTCTCGAGATGGAGAGGCAGATGACCGAGCTGAGGAAGAGGCGGCAGAGGGATGTCGCGACCGGTCCCGACGAttgctcgtcgtcggcgtcgtcggacaaCTCCGAGAGCTCCAACGCGGCGACCAACTCGGCCAAGTCGGCTAAGGTCGCAGGATGTTCGTCCGttcgtcctcctccccctcctcccccgccgccgctgccgccgccaatgCCGGCAACATTCAAGTCCAAGTCCTATTTCTCCGGCTCGTCCCGCGCTTCGCCGGCGAACTCTTCGTCCAGTTCATCATCCTCGTCCGCCCCATCGACGCCGTCCTGCTCTTCAGACACCGCAGCATCAAGAAGCCGCCTACCTGAGCTCTCGAAGCTCCCTCCAAtacccccgccaccgccgccgccgccgccaccgccaatgCCGAGGTCCCGGAGCGCGAGCCCGTCGCCATCCACCTCAAGCAGCGGAAGCGCGGGGCCTCcggctccacctccgccgccgccgcccgcagcgAAGAGAACTTCTCGAACGTCTACCCCCGCGACGACTTCGTCCTCAGCTCCGGCGTCCGGCCCGTGCGTGCGGCGAGTCCCGGAGGTGGTGGAGTTCTACCACTCGCTAATGCGGCGAGACTCGAAGagggacggaggcggcggcggcggcggcgcggaagcGTGCcccggcggaggcgcggcggcggcgagggacatGATCGGCGAGATCGAGAACCGCTCCGCTCATCTTCTCGCC ATCAAATCCGATGTGGAGAGGCAGGGCGATTTCATCCGGTTCCTGATCAAGGAGGTGGAAGGCGCCGCGTTCGTCGACATCGAGGACGTCGTCACCTTCGTCAAGTGGCTCGACGTTGAGCTCTCACGGCTG GTGGACGAGAGAGCGGTGCTGAAGCACTTCGAGTGGCCGGAGCAGAAGGCGGACGCGCTGCGCGAGGCGGCGTTCGGCTACCGTGATCTGAAgaagatcgaggaggaggcgtCGTCGTTCTGTGATGATCCACGGCAGCCTTGCTCTTCTGCCCTCAAGAAGATGCAGGCGCTGTTCGAGAA GTTGGAGCATGGAGTGTACAGCCTTGCGCGAGTGCGAGATGGCGCGATGAACAGGTACCGCGGCTATCACATCCCATGGGAATGGATGCAGGACACAGGAATAGTTAGCCAG ATCAAACTCCAGTCAGTGAAGTTAGCAATGAAATACCTGAGGAGGGTTTCCTCTGAGCTTGAGGCCATAAAAGATGGCCCTGACGAAGAGGAGCTGATGCTTCAAGGTGTCCGATTCGCCTTCAGAGTTCACCAG TTTGCAGGTGGATTCGACGGTGACACGATGCGAGCATTTCAGGAGCTCAAGGAGAAGGCCTCCACGTTCCAATCGCAACGGGAATGCCAAAATCAGCATTTGCAACAGCACAAGCTCGCTGGCAGAAGCTGA
- the LOC4339679 gene encoding phospholipase A1-II 6 has product MSSQQWLGDGTARRWRELHGESDWDGLLDPFDLDLRRTVIRYGEMAQATYDAFNHEKLSPHAGLSRFAARRFFERAQLPGHSAAYRVARFVYATSCVAVPEPLILRSASRARRCRESNWIGYVAVATDEGKAALGRRDIVVAWRGTVQSLEWIKDMDFVMVPPKGLLRDKASDAMVHRGWLSMYTSRDSESSHNKDSARDQVLSEVAKLVSMYQDEELSITVTGHSLGAALATLNAFDIVENGYNRAPRAAAAAAGCPVTAFVFASPRVGGHGFKRRFDGARGLGLRLLRVRNARDVVPRYPPAPPYHGVGTELAIDTGESPYLRRPGNELVWHNLECYLHGVAGARGGEAGRFKLAVERDVALANKSYGALRDEHAVPAGWWIPSNRGMVRGADGRWTLMDREEDEDSAE; this is encoded by the exons ATGTCGTCGCAGCAATGGCTTGGTGACGGCACGgcgcggaggtggagggagcTCCATGGTGAGAGCGACTGGGACGGCCTCCTGGACCCGTTCGACCTCGACCTCCGCCGCACCGTCATCCGCTACGGCGAGATGGCGCAGGCGACGTACGACGCCTTCAACCACGAGAAGCTCTCGCCGCACGCGGGCCTCTCGAGGTTCGCCGCGCGCCGCTTCTTCGAGCGGGCGCAGCTGCCGGGCCACTCCGCGGCGTACCGCGTCGCCAGGTTCGTGTACGCGACGTCGTGCGTCGCCGTGCCGGAGCCGCTCATCCTCCGGtccgcgtcgcgcgcgcgcaggtgcAGGGAGAGCAACTGGATCGGGTACGTCGCGGTGGCCACCGACGAAGGGAAGGCTGCGCTCGGGCGCCGCGACATCGTCGTCGCGTGGCGCGGCACGGTGCAGTCGCTGGAGTGGATCAAGGACATGGACTTCGTCATGGTGCCACCCAAGGGCCTCCTCCGGGACAAAGCTTCCGACGCCATGGTGCATCGAGGGTGGCTGTCCATGTACACCTCCAGGGACTCTGAGTCCAGCCACAACAAGGACAGTGCTCGAGATCAG GTGTTGAGCGAGGTGGCGAAGCTGGTGAGCATGTACCAGGACGAGGAACTGAGCATCACGGTGACGGGACACAGCCTCGGCGCCGCACTCGCGACGCTGAACGCGTTCGACATCGTCGAGAACGGGTACAACAGGGCACCCCgcgccgcggcagcggcggcgggctgccCGGTCACCGCGTTCGTGTTCGCCAGCCCGCGCGTCGGCGGGCACGGCTTCAAGCGCCGCTTCGACGGCGCGCGTGgcctcggcctccgcctcctccgcgtccGCAACGCGCGCGACGTCGTCCCCAGgtacccgccggcgccgccgtaccACGGCGTGGGCACAGAGCTGGCGATCGACACGGGCGAGTCGCCGTACCTGAGGAGGCCCGGGAACGAGCTGGTGTGGCACAACCTCGAGTGCTACCTGCACGGCGtggccggcgcgcgcggcggcgaggccgggcgGTTCAAGCTCGCCGTGGAGCGCGACGTGGCGCTGGCGAACAAGTCCTACGGCGCGCTGCGCGACGAGCACGCCGTGCCGGCCGGGTGGTGGATCCCGTCGAACAGGGGCATGGTGAGAGGCGCCGATGGCCGCTGGACTCTGATGGACCGCGAGGAAGATGAGGATAGTGCAGAGTAA
- the LOC4339680 gene encoding phospholipase A1-II 7, whose protein sequence is MSSSPMLGGIADRWRELHGQDSWNGLLDPLDLDLRSSILSYGELVQATYDSFNRERRSPHAGACVYGHGDLLAAAGASAAGSYAVTKFVYATSGLPVPEAFLLLPLPSLLPPAWSRESNWMGYVAVATDEGVAALGRRDIVVAWRGTVESLEWVNDFDFTPVPAAPVLGAAAAANPRAIVHRGFLSVYTSSNKDSKYNKASARDQVLEEVRRLMELYKDEVTSITVVGHSLGASLATLNAVDIVANGANCPPASSSSSQPPCPVTAIVFASPRVGDGFFKAAFASFPDLRALHVKNAGDVVPMYPPLGYVDVAVKLRISTSRSPYLRSPGTIETLHNLECYLHGVAGEQGSAGGFKLEVDRDVALANKGVDALKDKYPVPPRWWVSKNRCMVKDADGHWALHDFEQI, encoded by the exons atgtcgtcgtcgccgatgcTTGGAGGCATCGCCGACAGGTGGCGCGAGCTCCATGGGCAGGACTCGTGGAATGGCCTCCTCGACCCGCTCGACCTCGACCTCCGCTCCTCCATCCTCTCCTATGGCGAGCTCGTGCAGGCCACCTACGATTCCTTCAACCGGGAGAGGCGCTCGCCGCACGCCGGCGCGTGCGTGTATGGCCACGgcgacctcctcgccgcggcgggcgcgtCCGCCGCCGGCAGCTACGCGGTGACCAAGTTCGTCTACGCCACGTCGGGGCTCCCCGTCCCGGAGGCAttcctgctgctgccgctgccgtcgctgctgccgccggcgtGGTCGAGGGAGTCCAACTGGATGGGGTACGTCGCCGTGGCGACGGACGAGGGCGTCGCGGCGCTCGGGCGGCGCGACATCGTCGTGGCGTGGCGCGGCACGGTGGAGAGCCTGGAGTGGGTCAACGACTTCGACTTCACGCCGGTGCCCGCCGCGCCGGtgctgggcgccgccgccgccgcgaacccGCGCGCCATCGTGCACCGGGGCTTCCTGTCCGTGTACACGTCCAGCAACAAGGACTCCAAGTACAACAAGGCCAGCGCCAGAGACCAG GTTCTTGAGGAAGTGAGGAGGCTGATGGAGTTGTACAAGGACGAGGTGACGAGCATCACCGTCGTCGGGCACAGCCTGGGCGCGTCGCTGGCGACCCTGAACGCCGTCGACATCGTGGCCAACGGCGCCAACtgcccgccggcgagctcgtcgtcgtcgcagccgcCGTGCCCGGTGACGGCGATCGTGTTCGCGAGCCCGCGCGTGGGCGACGGCTTCTTCAAGGCAGCGTTCGCGTCGTTCCCCGACCTGAGGGCGCTCCACGTCAAGAACGCCGGCGACGTGGTGCCCATGTACCCGCCGCTGGGCTACGTGGACGTGGCCGTGAAGCTGCGCATCAGCACCAGCCGGTCGCCGTACCTGCGGTCGCCGGGGACCATCGAGACGCTGCACAACCTCGAGTGCTACCTccacggcgtcgccggcgagcaggGCAGCGCCGGCGGGTTCAAGCTGGAGGTCGACCGCGACGTCGCGCTGGCGAACAAGGGCGTCGACGCGCTCAAGGACAAGTACCCCGTGCCGCCCCGGTGGTGGGTCTCCAAGAACAGGTGCATGGTCAAGGACGCCGATGGGCACTGGGCGCTCCACGATTTCGAGCAAATTTAA